The sequence below is a genomic window from Silene latifolia isolate original U9 population chromosome 7, ASM4854445v1, whole genome shotgun sequence.
tttgttttgtttgttacaTAATCATGAGATTCAGAAGTAGTAGTTTGTATGTGTTCATGATGCTTGTCACGAAATTTAAGTCGTGACAAGTCCGACGCCGGGATATGTACCGTATCCAACATCCATAACTGAGCCGAAGCAACGCAGGACTTGTAAGATACTTTTGGCATAGTTACATAGATTTACATCTATTGTTAACTTGAATCTGTGCAATTGTGAGAGTCGAGGAAGAGCTTCCCCTTGTCTCTTCTTTCTAAAAACATTTTTGTATGGTCTTCACGTCACGAGCTAGTCTTTCTGTTATGCTGCTTTGCTGATTGATTTTGCCTGTTGCAGGTTTGGATGTTGTACGAACAGATCAGGCGCTTGTCTTTTATCAAAATGAAATTAACCAGGCAAAACTCTGGAATATTCTTGCTGTATATGCTTGGTTGGATAGTGATATCAGTTATGTTCAAGGTACTTGTTGTTTTCCTCAACACAAGTTCCCCAAGTTAGCTGTTATAGAATGAGAGACACCGAGAGTAGCGCATTATTGTGTGAATATTTATAAACAGAATCCAACTTGGTTTGAATGTGACGTAAGAATTTCAACCAATCTGTTGTTCAGTTTGATGTAGGATTATGGAATCTGAACTTGTTACTTCAACTTGTGGACAGGGATGAATGACATTTGTTCTCCAATGGTTATACTTCTTGAAAATGAAGCAGATGCCTATTGGTGTTTTGAGCGTGCTATGCGTAGATTGGTAAGAAACCTGAAACCAAGTACTCCGTATGTAGTGAACTGTATACCTGCTGTAGTCTTTCTTCCCATTGTTTGAAAAGAAGTGGGGTCTAAGATGGACATTCTGCCATTGAGTTGTCTAGAATTTTTTCTATATTTCATATTTAGTCAGACAATTAGTTTTATGCAGCGTAAACACTTCAATGTGCTGAAACTGCTCAATGGAATAACAAACTAATTTATGCCTTGGCCTATCATTTGGAATCTGAATATGTTTGTGGGGTATTCTATGATGGCTAAATAGCTTATGTTACATGGACACCCCTTGTGACTTTTAGCTGACTCTCTTACATGTTCTTTGATCATGCATGGACATGGTAGAGGGACAATTTCAAGACAAGTGCAACTTCAATAGGGGTGCAAGCTCGCCTAAGTACACTTTCAGCAATAATCAAAGTCGTCGACCCTAAATTACATGAGCACCTTGGTAGGTTGGTTCTATATTCAAAGAGGGGGATAATTGTTGGGTGAACCTGACTGTATTGCGCTATTTTTGGCAGAGGAATTAGATGCAGGGGAGTATTTGTTTGCCTTTCGCATGCTGATGGTGCTTTTTCGAAGAGAGTTCTCATTTGTTGATGCTTTGTATCTTTGGGAGGTAAGAAAATATTGTGATTCAATAACTTTTTAGCTATGTCGATCGGGTATTGGACGTGGTATGTGCCTGGCTATCTGGACTATATTCGAAAAGAATCCTTGATATTGGCTATTGGGTCCGAGTGTCCAGAATCTAACATGGGTATTTAAGGTTAAAATGAAGTGTTCGAGCAacgttttttttagggtttgatttaatATGTCTACAAGTGTGCCAGTTTATAGATTATCAGACCAATGTCATTCGTTATTTCTTTGCTCAAACACGAGCTGTTTGCTGAGATCGCCAACTGTGGGATCTTCACCGATCTAATCTTGGTTGATCGTTTTAGTAAATGTACTCGTTAAATAATCTACCGTGGAGTTTAACTTCAATTTTAAAGTCCATTCCAGTTAATGTGGGCCATGGAGTACAACCCCAACACTTTCTTGTTATACGAGACGAGTGCTGCTGATGCAACCACTGCGAACTTGAATGAGAAGATGCTGAAACGCTATGGGAAATTTGAAAGGTACAATGTAAGAACTGGGTGTAAAGACTATCAAAGTGCATTAGCAGTATTCCTTGCTGCAAGCCTCCTTGAAAACAAGCACAAGCGAATCTTAAAGGAAGCCAAAGGTCTAGATGACGTTGTCGAGGTTATTTTCCTCCCTCAGT
It includes:
- the LOC141591988 gene encoding uncharacterized protein LOC141591988 isoform X1, producing MFLRRSTQTGLDTFYPIRPECQDSVPKPRFKLRAGKTLSERRWLASFSQDGNLDIASALRRIQRGGVHPSVRGAVWEFLLGCYDPNSTFDDRSLLRQRRREQYDEWKAECQKMVPTIGSGKFLTTPIITDEGQPIENAEGANGAGFPDSLDPALQKKVIQWKQVLPQIGLDVVRTDQALVFYQNEINQAKLWNILAVYAWLDSDISYVQGMNDICSPMVILLENEADAYWCFERAMRRLRDNFKTSATSIGVQARLSTLSAIIKVVDPKLHEHLEELDAGEYLFAFRMLMVLFRREFSFVDALYLWELMWAMEYNPNTFLLYETSAADATTANLNEKMLKRYGKFERYNVRTGCKDYQSALAVFLAASLLENKHKRILKEAKGLDDVVEILGDVTGSIDAKKACKEALEIQKKFLKRVSFILV
- the LOC141591988 gene encoding uncharacterized protein LOC141591988 isoform X2: MFLRRSTQTGLDTFYPIRPECQDSVPKPRFKLRAGKTLSERRWLASFSQDGNLDIASALRRIQRGGVHPSVRGAVWEFLLGCYDPNSTFDDRSLLRQRRREQYDEWKAECQKMVPTIGSGKFLTTPIITDEGQPIENAEGANGAGFPDSLDPALQKKVIQWKQVLPQIGLDVVRTDQALVFYQNEINQAKLWNILAVYAWLDSDISYVQGMNDICSPMVILLENEADAYWCFERAMRRLRDNFKTSATSIGVQARLSTLSAIIKVVDPKLHEHLEELDAGEYLFAFRMLMVLFRREFSFVDALYLWELMWAMEYNPNTFLLYETSAADATTANLNEKMLKRYGKFERYNVRTGCKDYQSALAVFLAASLLENKHKRILKEAKGLDDVVEILGDVTGSIDAKKACKEALEIQKKFLKRAQQSS